The following coding sequences are from one Lolium rigidum isolate FL_2022 chromosome 6, APGP_CSIRO_Lrig_0.1, whole genome shotgun sequence window:
- the LOC124661084 gene encoding CXXC motif containing zinc binding protein: MVFYALLVGAELDGLTNLQPAGGCDDPTYPYYFKLRCEGCKETSTKATCVSLDEVVELPNGKGTANLVQKCKFCPREGSIVMIPGQGTPLTSELSQKGEMACLMVFECRGYEPIEFAFGNGWKAESVHGTKFDIDLSEGEFDEYDESGGCPVSLSKLQSTFKVVKKQGFHGKTRYV, from the exons ATGGTGTTCTACGCGTTGCTCGTGGGGGCGGAGCTCGACGGCCTCACCAACCTGCAGCCCGCCGGCGGCTGCGACGACCCCACCTACCCTTACTACTTCAAG CTGCGTTGCGAGGGCTGCAAGGAAACCAGCACCAAGGCCACCTGCGTATCCCTCGACGAGGTCGTCGAACTGCCCAACGGCAAGGGCACCGCCAATCTCGTCCAGAAG TGCAAGTTTTGTCCAAGAGAGGGATCAATTGTGATGATTCCTGGGCAGGGAACCCCACTGACTTCCGAGCTGAGCCAGAAAGGAGAGATGGCTTGTCTGATGGTCTTTGAATGCAGAGGCTATGAACCTATTGAGTTTGCTTTTGGTAATGGCTGGAAAGCTGAATCT GTACATGGGACAAAATTCGACATTGATCTTTCTGAAGGAGAGTTTGATGAGTACGACGAGAGCGGAGGGTGCCCCGTCTCTCTATCCAAGCTGCAGTCAACATTCAAAGTG GTGAAGAAGCAGGGATTTCATGGGAAGACCAGATATGTCTAG
- the LOC124660739 gene encoding vesicle transport v-SNARE 13-like, which translates to MSEVFDGYERQYCEISASLSRKCTAASSLSGEKLKQKASEIKSGIDGAEALIRKMDLEARNLQPSVRAGLLAKLREYKSDLNNLKGTLKRITTGNGQQGAREELLESGMADTLVVSADQRSRLLRTTERQNKTTDRIKDSHRTMLETEELGVSIMHDLHQQRQSLLHANDTLHSVDDNIGKSRKIMGAMVRRMDRNKWIIGLIITLLVLAILVVLYFKFVH; encoded by the exons ATGAGCGAGGTGTTCGACGGCTACGAGCGCCAGTACTGCGAGATCTCGGCCTCCCTCTCCCGCAAATGCACCGCCGCCTCTTCCCTATCGGGAG AGAAGCTGAAGCAGAAGGCGTCGGAGATCAAATCCGGCATCGATGGAGCCGAGGCACTG ATAAGGAAGATGGATCTTGAGGCAAGGAACCTCCAGCCGAGCGTGAGGGCCGGCCTCCTCGCGAAACTCAGGGAGTACAAGTCGGATCTTAACAACCTCAAGGGAACTCTCAAGAGAATCACTACTGGCAATGGCCAACAAGGGGCGAGGGAGGAGTTGCTAGAGTCAGGAATGGCGGATACATTGGTG GTATCTGCCGATCAAAGGTCAAGATTGCTCAGGACAACGGAAAGGCAAAATAAGACAACTGATAGGATTAAAGATAGCCATAGAACTATGTTGGAGACCGAAGAGCTCGGAGTCTCCATCATGCATGACCTACATCAGCAGCGCCAATCTCTCTTACATGCTAATGATACA TTGCACAGTGTGGATGATAACATTGGCAAGAGCAGAAAGATCATGGGGGCCATGGTGAGGAGGATGGACAGGAACAAATGGATTATTGGACTTATCATAACTCTCCTTGTCTTGGCGATCCTAGTAGTCCTGTATTTCAAGTTTGTGCATTGA